A genomic stretch from Leptotrichia sp. HSP-536 includes:
- a CDS encoding NlpC/P60 family protein, giving the protein MTAICVLSTFVGANLQAKETKTKKVSNTNSSNKNSATKKSSTTTHNTGIYSISSKNTSPLLETKMAELKQRHAKIMASGSAQEKRKVNIEKKLLTSYSKWKGTKYKLGGDSKEGIDCSALTRRVYRETFNQELPRVSTQQIKKGPRVAGKDLKSGDIMYFRPDNRIDHTAVYVGNSIFINASSSKGVVVSSLKSPYWRKYFKYGVRAHKA; this is encoded by the coding sequence ATGACAGCTATTTGTGTATTGTCAACTTTTGTAGGAGCAAATTTACAGGCAAAGGAGACAAAAACTAAAAAAGTTAGTAATACCAATAGTTCTAATAAAAATTCAGCTACTAAAAAAAGCTCTACAACAACACATAATACAGGAATTTACAGCATTTCATCAAAAAACACAAGCCCTCTTCTCGAAACTAAAATGGCAGAACTAAAACAAAGACACGCTAAAATAATGGCTTCAGGTTCAGCTCAAGAAAAACGTAAAGTTAACATAGAAAAAAAACTTTTAACTTCATATAGTAAATGGAAAGGAACTAAATATAAATTAGGTGGAGATTCAAAAGAAGGAATTGATTGTTCAGCATTAACTCGTAGAGTTTATCGTGAAACTTTTAATCAAGAATTACCAAGAGTTTCAACTCAACAAATAAAAAAAGGACCAAGAGTTGCAGGAAAAGATCTAAAATCAGGAGATATTATGTATTTTAGACCTGATAACAGAATAGACCACACAGCTGTCTACGTTGGAAACTCAATATTTATTAATGCTTCATCTTCTAAAGGAGTAGTTGTATCGTCTCTAAAAAGTCCTTATTGGAGAAAATATTTTAAATATGGAGTAAGAGCTCATAAAGCTTAA
- a CDS encoding M24 family metallopeptidase — translation MEKRTEKLSRILNELNIDGLFITDLYNLRYFTGFTGTTGVALVTKNGNFFFSDFRYKTQATKQVSEMGFEFVEVSRGSLQTVGEYIKKFGLKNVGFEDVNVSFSLYQTIKDIFKVELVPVGNKLVMERMVKSEEEIALIKKAVEISDVAFSEALKIIKEGVSEKEVSSYMEYIQRKLGAEDRSFATILASGYRSAMPHGVASDKKIQKEEFITMDFGAYYEGYVSDMTRTVYYGDNISDRHVEIYNTVLEAQILGVNTIKEGIMSDDVDKVVRNFLTEKGYGEYFGHGLGHGIGAEIHELPYLSSASHIELKENMVVTSEPGLYFDGWGGVRIEDDVVVKKDGREILNKSNKELIILR, via the coding sequence ATGGAAAAAAGAACTGAAAAATTATCAAGAATTTTAAATGAACTGAATATTGATGGATTATTTATTACAGATTTGTATAACCTTCGATATTTTACCGGATTTACTGGGACAACTGGAGTTGCTCTTGTGACAAAAAACGGAAATTTTTTCTTTTCGGATTTTAGATACAAGACGCAAGCGACTAAACAAGTCAGTGAAATGGGATTTGAATTTGTGGAAGTCTCACGTGGCTCACTGCAGACAGTTGGAGAATACATAAAGAAATTTGGTCTAAAAAATGTGGGATTTGAAGATGTAAATGTGTCGTTTTCTCTTTATCAAACGATAAAAGACATTTTTAAAGTAGAATTAGTACCAGTTGGAAATAAACTTGTAATGGAAAGAATGGTAAAATCAGAAGAAGAAATTGCACTTATTAAAAAGGCTGTAGAAATTAGTGATGTGGCATTTTCAGAAGCTTTAAAAATTATAAAGGAAGGTGTTTCTGAAAAGGAAGTTTCTTCATATATGGAATATATTCAAAGAAAACTGGGGGCTGAAGATCGTTCATTTGCAACAATTTTAGCTAGCGGATACCGTTCAGCTATGCCACACGGAGTAGCTTCCGATAAAAAGATTCAAAAGGAAGAATTTATTACAATGGATTTTGGGGCATACTATGAAGGATATGTATCAGATATGACAAGAACTGTTTACTATGGAGACAATATTTCTGATAGACACGTAGAAATTTATAATACTGTTTTAGAAGCACAAATACTAGGTGTAAATACTATAAAAGAAGGAATTATGTCAGATGATGTTGACAAAGTTGTTAGAAATTTTTTAACTGAAAAAGGATACGGCGAGTATTTTGGACACGGACTGGGACACGGAATTGGTGCTGAAATTCATGAATTACCTTACTTATCAAGTGCTTCACATATTGAACTGAAAGAAAATATGGTTGTAACTTCTGAGCCTGGACTTTATTTTGACGGATGGGGCGGAGTTAGAATTGAAGATGATGTTGTAGTCAAAAAAGATGGTAGAGAAATATTAAATAAAAGTAATAAGGAATTAATTATTTTGCGTTAA
- the trhA gene encoding PAQR family membrane homeostasis protein TrhA produces MSKKTKNKNKQLLAKIHKQAEDFSRGEEIANFVSHTVGAGLAIIAFIILIIRASWTRDVGTIISFMAFGSGLIVLYTMSSIYHGLKPGTAKMIFEIFDHSAIYILIAASYTPFLYLVVNPPTNKIVLIIQWTVCFLGIAFKAFFTGKFKLLSTLLYLIMGWMIVFAWGDLINNINRVSLVYLIAGGVLYSLGTIFYSWKICKFNHMIWHIFVILGSVSHFLAVYYLV; encoded by the coding sequence ATGAGTAAAAAAACAAAAAATAAAAACAAACAATTATTAGCTAAAATACATAAACAAGCCGAAGATTTTTCACGCGGAGAAGAAATTGCAAATTTTGTTAGTCATACTGTAGGTGCTGGACTTGCCATTATTGCTTTCATTATTTTAATTATCCGTGCAAGCTGGACACGTGATGTTGGAACAATTATATCATTTATGGCATTTGGAAGCGGACTTATTGTTCTTTATACAATGTCTTCAATCTATCACGGATTAAAGCCTGGAACAGCTAAAATGATTTTTGAGATTTTCGATCATTCTGCAATTTATATTTTAATTGCCGCTTCATACACTCCTTTTTTATATCTTGTTGTCAATCCGCCAACAAATAAAATTGTTTTAATAATTCAATGGACGGTATGTTTTTTAGGAATTGCATTTAAAGCATTTTTTACAGGAAAATTTAAATTATTATCAACATTGCTTTATCTAATAATGGGATGGATGATTGTATTTGCGTGGGGTGACTTAATAAATAACATAAATCGTGTTTCATTGGTTTATTTAATCGCAGGTGGAGTTTTGTATTCGCTTGGAACAATTTTTTACTCTTGGAAAATATGTAAATTTAATCATATGATTTGGCATATTTTTGTTATTTTGGGAAGTGTTTCGCACTTTCTAGCAGTCTACTATTTAGTTTAA
- a CDS encoding DUF2278 family protein: MEKYVMFRGKVIDKWYDFDKRAHYHIVATDNNGKKYDLAVNIGSIYAKKNEIISSNLKVYYAKNYNFQKEIIWEMLLQKVGITECKENLRLDYIKMKLFPHNKMIQMKGFDEKNIFLTEIIEKYVMKAINNDDYEVFAFGRLYANGKGLHDIHMNQGSTSKFKKHDAPYSDGGLFFRNKQNNKIAVIFIAFVSQNLDV, translated from the coding sequence ATGGAAAAATATGTGATGTTTAGAGGAAAAGTTATAGATAAATGGTATGATTTTGATAAAAGGGCACACTATCATATTGTGGCAACGGATAACAATGGGAAAAAATACGATTTGGCAGTTAATATTGGGAGTATTTATGCAAAGAAAAATGAAATTATTTCTTCAAATTTAAAAGTCTACTATGCGAAGAATTATAATTTTCAAAAAGAGATTATCTGGGAAATGCTATTACAAAAAGTTGGAATTACAGAATGTAAAGAAAATTTACGTTTGGATTATATAAAAATGAAATTATTTCCACACAATAAAATGATTCAAATGAAAGGTTTTGATGAAAAAAATATTTTTCTCACGGAAATTATTGAAAAATATGTCATGAAAGCTATTAATAATGATGATTATGAAGTGTTTGCATTTGGACGTCTTTATGCAAATGGAAAAGGATTACACGATATTCATATGAATCAGGGAAGCACAAGTAAATTTAAAAAACACGATGCACCTTATTCTGATGGAGGATTATTTTTTCGAAATAAGCAAAATAATAAAATTGCGGTTATATTTATTGCATTTGTTAGCCAAAACTTAGATGTATAG
- a CDS encoding PAS domain-containing protein — translation MARDMKKYLNLDFEKIEKMTQIKKDYIEGKTDFETTKKLVRENFDKMTASEFAYSEQKIKELGFDDNTVHNKMNDVLGLFEDIIVKDEFTLPEGHPINTYILENKAARKLIAEMKEEYRKKFIKNKWLEFYDKLSQFNPTHLARKQHQLFSILESKGFDRPSRIMWSFDNGVRDSISEARKLLESDKIEEFLEKQENVWELTLDIMHKEEEVLFPTSMKMISEDEFKAMRAGDDEIGYFLIEKPKGFYPENSEQSDSNSEHNISAAQNIIQNTQSAGNFMNDLATLMAKYNMGNQKEENEVFDVKQGKLTLEQINLIFQHMPVDLSFVDENEIVKFYTDTKHRVFPRSAGVIGRDVKNCHPRESVSSVLEIIDNFRSGKQDEIDFWLEMRGKFIYIYYVAVRDENGVFKGVLEMMQDVTKIRSLTGERKLVTWESEGKQENYEESKNEFKSKYNFTGKTVIGDIVKKYPYIKEYMPLISSEYKRLLDPVQYMMMSKIATLQMIAMRGELELDYLIMMIEAKIDEEENK, via the coding sequence ATGGCAAGAGATATGAAAAAATATTTGAATCTAGATTTTGAAAAAATAGAGAAAATGACACAAATTAAGAAAGATTACATTGAAGGAAAAACTGATTTTGAAACTACAAAGAAACTTGTAAGAGAAAATTTTGACAAAATGACAGCAAGTGAATTTGCTTATTCAGAGCAGAAAATTAAGGAACTGGGATTTGATGATAATACTGTTCACAATAAAATGAATGATGTTTTGGGGCTTTTTGAAGATATTATTGTAAAAGATGAGTTTACTTTGCCTGAAGGACATCCAATAAATACATATATCCTGGAAAATAAGGCGGCTAGAAAGTTAATTGCGGAAATGAAAGAAGAATACAGGAAAAAGTTTATTAAAAATAAATGGCTAGAATTTTATGATAAACTGTCGCAATTCAATCCGACACATCTGGCAAGAAAACAGCACCAGCTTTTTTCAATTTTGGAAAGTAAAGGATTTGACAGACCATCGAGAATAATGTGGAGCTTTGATAATGGAGTTCGGGACAGTATAAGTGAAGCAAGAAAACTTTTAGAGAGTGACAAAATTGAAGAATTTTTGGAAAAACAGGAAAATGTGTGGGAATTGACACTGGATATTATGCACAAGGAAGAAGAAGTGCTATTTCCAACATCAATGAAAATGATAAGTGAAGATGAATTTAAAGCGATGCGTGCTGGAGATGATGAAATCGGTTACTTCCTCATTGAAAAGCCTAAAGGCTTCTACCCTGAAAATTCGGAGCAATCAGATTCAAATTCAGAACATAATATCTCAGCAGCTCAGAACATTATTCAAAATACTCAATCAGCTGGAAACTTTATGAATGATCTAGCAACTCTTATGGCAAAATATAATATGGGAAATCAAAAGGAAGAAAACGAAGTTTTTGATGTGAAACAAGGGAAATTGACACTTGAGCAAATTAATCTTATTTTTCAGCATATGCCTGTAGACCTTTCTTTTGTAGATGAAAATGAAATTGTAAAATTCTACACAGATACAAAACATAGAGTTTTCCCAAGAAGTGCGGGAGTAATTGGACGTGATGTGAAAAATTGCCACCCAAGAGAAAGTGTAAGTTCTGTACTTGAAATAATTGATAACTTTAGAAGTGGAAAACAGGATGAAATTGACTTCTGGCTGGAAATGCGTGGGAAATTTATTTACATTTATTATGTTGCTGTAAGAGATGAAAATGGCGTATTTAAAGGTGTGCTGGAAATGATGCAGGATGTTACAAAGATAAGAAGCCTAACAGGTGAAAGAAAACTAGTAACTTGGGAATCAGAAGGAAAACAAGAAAACTACGAAGAAAGTAAAAATGAATTTAAAAGCAAATATAATTTTACTGGAAAAACAGTAATAGGAGATATTGTAAAAAAATATCCATATATTAAAGAATATATGCCATTAATCTCTTCTGAATACAAAAGACTTTTAGATCCTGTTCAATATATGATGATGTCTAAAATAGCGACTCTTCAAATGATTGCAATGCGTGGGGAACTGGAACTTGATTATTTGATTATGATGATTGAAGCTAAAATTGATGAAGAAGAAAATAAATAA
- a CDS encoding MliC family protein, translating into MMKLAKKLLVIFGSVSLMSCATSNNSNEVRKYPPINDTRKKVPSQTFNCNGKKFVVVYVTSDKIQLIDESSNSRFQLDQVVSASGSKYSDGKIEIHIKGREAVLNQDGNDVSCYLVR; encoded by the coding sequence ATGATGAAATTAGCTAAGAAATTACTAGTAATATTTGGAAGTGTATCATTAATGAGCTGCGCTACATCTAATAACAGCAATGAAGTAAGAAAATATCCACCAATAAATGATACACGAAAAAAAGTTCCTTCCCAAACATTTAATTGTAACGGGAAAAAATTTGTTGTAGTTTATGTTACATCAGACAAAATTCAACTTATTGATGAGTCATCAAATTCCAGATTTCAATTAGACCAAGTTGTATCCGCAAGCGGTTCAAAATATAGCGACGGAAAAATTGAAATTCACATAAAAGGTAGAGAAGCTGTGCTTAATCAAGATGGAAATGACGTTTCTTGTTATCTTGTAAGATAA
- a CDS encoding MotA/TolQ/ExbB proton channel family protein, with translation MFKYLINGGIFMWVILFASICGLAIILEKTYTFLTKEKKLTENEKNKLYKSLRTGNREEILRLCKDKTDSVSKSVTKIVSNMDINFSELDNSHRQVIEGIISESILEQTTELEKGMSLLGTVVNAAPQLGLLGTVTGMITAFSALTRNGESTARIVASGISEALYTTAFGLIVAIPALVFYNYFNRQIDIIVAEMERAALQFLSRVKD, from the coding sequence ATGTTTAAATATCTTATCAATGGCGGAATATTTATGTGGGTAATTTTATTTGCTTCAATATGCGGACTTGCCATTATTCTTGAAAAAACCTATACATTTCTTACAAAGGAAAAAAAATTGACGGAAAATGAAAAAAATAAACTTTATAAATCACTTAGGACGGGAAACAGAGAAGAAATTTTAAGACTTTGCAAAGATAAAACTGATTCGGTTTCCAAAAGTGTGACAAAAATTGTTTCCAATATGGATATTAACTTTTCTGAACTTGATAATTCTCATAGACAAGTTATTGAAGGTATTATAAGCGAAAGTATTTTAGAACAGACTACAGAGCTTGAAAAAGGTATGAGCCTATTAGGAACTGTTGTAAATGCAGCACCGCAATTGGGACTGCTGGGAACTGTTACAGGTATGATTACAGCATTTTCAGCACTTACTCGAAATGGCGAAAGTACTGCAAGAATTGTTGCTAGTGGAATTTCAGAAGCACTTTACACAACTGCATTTGGATTAATTGTAGCGATACCAGCATTAGTTTTTTATAATTATTTTAATAGGCAGATTGATATAATTGTGGCTGAAATGGAAAGGGCAGCTTTACAGTTTTTGAGCAGAGTAAAAGATTAA
- a CDS encoding ExbD/TolR family protein, which yields MKFSKRRRRQNVDISMLNLIDVIFMLLIFFMIATTFNNYSQFQLSVPKTSTKLEQKENTKIEVIFNKDKKYFLKINDNIQEVSKENISSEFSKLPKEVLKNITLTADEHLEYKDIVDTMSILKNMNIENISLNIQNKN from the coding sequence ATGAAATTTTCTAAAAGACGAAGAAGGCAAAATGTGGATATTTCAATGTTAAATTTAATTGATGTGATTTTTATGTTACTAATATTTTTTATGATAGCAACCACATTTAATAATTATTCACAATTTCAATTATCAGTTCCTAAGACGTCTACAAAGCTGGAACAGAAGGAAAATACTAAAATTGAAGTAATTTTTAATAAAGATAAAAAATATTTTTTGAAGATAAATGATAATATTCAGGAGGTTTCAAAGGAAAATATTTCTTCTGAGTTTTCAAAATTACCAAAAGAAGTATTAAAAAATATAACTTTGACAGCGGATGAGCATTTGGAATATAAGGATATTGTAGATACGATGAGCATTTTAAAAAATATGAATATTGAAAATATAAGTTTAAATATTCAAAATAAGAATTAA
- the rpsP gene encoding 30S ribosomal protein S16, whose amino-acid sequence MLKLRLTRLGRKKVPFYRIAAMEALTRRDGKAVAYLGTYNPLAEEGKQVVLKEEEILKYLSYGAQPTETVKSILTKAGVWAKFQETKKK is encoded by the coding sequence ATGTTAAAATTAAGATTAACTAGATTAGGAAGAAAAAAAGTTCCTTTTTATAGAATAGCAGCTATGGAAGCTTTAACAAGAAGAGATGGGAAAGCAGTAGCTTACTTAGGAACATACAATCCACTTGCTGAAGAAGGAAAACAAGTAGTATTAAAAGAGGAAGAAATCTTAAAATACTTATCATACGGAGCTCAACCAACTGAAACTGTTAAAAGTATTTTAACAAAAGCTGGTGTTTGGGCAAAATTTCAAGAAACTAAGAAAAAATAG
- a CDS encoding oligopeptide ABC transporter substrate-binding protein, whose protein sequence is MKKWKLIITFLVLIFAVSCNPGKKRSEMPGAKLNLSLFPEKTSNNEPAIEGGTLQVAIVKDDPLVGVFNETFYSDGYDGEIISMFLSSSIFEVDENFEITDTGPATLTVDAKNKKATIKIKDGIKWSDGQPLTADDIILPYEIVGHKDYTGVRYTEESQKIVGMKEYHDGKAQNISGIKKIDDKTVEISFLQLGQSIYTVANGLVGNAIPKHYLKGISIKDLISSDKIRIKTVTLGPYNLTKVSRGESLEFTANPYYYKGKPRIDKAIVQVVNSQSIVAALKAGKYDFVLDMPDSLYNNYKDLKNIETLGQQDLYYSYLAFKLGHYDKAKGENVTDPNAKMSDVRLRQALVYGINVEEIAQAFYFGLRQQATSAIPPVFKKYFPKDLQGYPYNPEKAKQLLDEAGYKDVNGDGIREDKNGKPFEIKMAFMAGGDVAEPLAQNYIQSWKKIGIKAVLTSGRLLAFQNFYEKVQGDSKDIDVFFGAWGVGTSLDPTGSAGRKSQLNFSRFVSNENDRLIGEILGEKSLTVPNYKVEAYKNWQKYYIGQAAEVPLMYRYKLYPVNKRLKNVYIGYDSSKKDEGIYKWELTAVTPMR, encoded by the coding sequence ATGAAAAAATGGAAATTAATAATCACGTTTCTTGTATTGATATTCGCAGTTTCGTGCAATCCTGGTAAAAAGAGAAGTGAAATGCCAGGAGCAAAACTGAATTTATCATTATTTCCAGAAAAAACATCAAACAATGAGCCTGCGATAGAAGGCGGAACTTTGCAAGTGGCGATAGTAAAGGATGATCCATTGGTTGGGGTTTTTAATGAAACATTTTATTCAGATGGCTATGATGGCGAGATTATCTCAATGTTTTTAAGTTCGAGTATATTTGAAGTGGATGAAAATTTTGAGATAACAGATACAGGACCTGCCACTCTTACAGTTGACGCAAAAAATAAAAAAGCTACAATAAAAATAAAAGATGGCATAAAATGGTCTGATGGACAGCCTCTGACTGCCGATGACATCATTTTACCTTATGAAATTGTAGGACATAAAGATTATACAGGGGTGCGGTATACTGAAGAAAGTCAAAAGATTGTTGGAATGAAGGAATATCACGATGGGAAAGCCCAAAATATTTCAGGTATAAAAAAAATAGATGATAAAACGGTGGAAATCTCGTTTTTACAGCTGGGACAAAGCATTTATACAGTCGCAAACGGTTTAGTCGGAAATGCAATACCAAAACACTATTTAAAAGGTATTTCGATAAAGGACTTGATTTCATCGGATAAAATTAGGATAAAAACAGTAACATTGGGGCCATATAATTTGACAAAAGTCTCACGTGGAGAGAGTCTGGAATTTACAGCAAATCCATATTATTATAAAGGGAAGCCAAGAATTGACAAGGCGATAGTGCAAGTGGTAAATTCGCAATCAATAGTGGCTGCGCTAAAAGCTGGAAAATATGATTTTGTATTGGATATGCCAGATTCACTGTACAATAATTACAAAGATTTGAAAAACATAGAAACTTTGGGACAGCAAGATTTGTATTATTCGTATTTGGCGTTTAAATTGGGACATTATGACAAGGCTAAAGGGGAAAATGTGACAGATCCGAATGCCAAGATGTCAGACGTAAGATTACGTCAGGCTCTTGTATATGGGATAAATGTCGAGGAAATAGCACAGGCATTTTATTTTGGATTAAGGCAACAAGCAACTTCGGCAATTCCTCCTGTTTTCAAAAAATATTTTCCAAAGGATTTGCAAGGTTATCCGTATAATCCTGAGAAAGCAAAACAGTTGCTGGATGAGGCAGGCTACAAGGATGTAAATGGCGATGGAATACGTGAAGATAAAAATGGAAAGCCTTTTGAAATAAAAATGGCATTTATGGCAGGAGGAGATGTGGCAGAACCACTTGCTCAAAATTATATTCAAAGCTGGAAAAAAATAGGAATAAAAGCTGTTCTTACATCAGGAAGATTACTAGCTTTTCAGAATTTTTACGAAAAAGTGCAGGGAGATTCTAAAGATATAGATGTATTCTTTGGAGCATGGGGAGTTGGGACAAGTCTAGATCCAACTGGTTCAGCAGGAAGAAAATCCCAGCTTAATTTTTCACGTTTTGTTTCAAATGAAAATGATAGATTAATAGGTGAAATATTAGGAGAAAAATCACTGACAGTTCCAAATTATAAAGTGGAAGCCTATAAAAACTGGCAAAAATACTACATTGGACAAGCAGCAGAAGTTCCATTAATGTACAGATATAAACTTTACCCAGTAAACAAACGACTAAAAAATGTTTACATTGGATATGATTCATCAAAAAAAGATGAGGGAATTTATAAGTGGGAATTAACGGCAGTTACACCGATGAGATAG
- a CDS encoding bifunctional folylpolyglutamate synthase/dihydrofolate synthase — protein MKINEVLEKIFNMRTINKRITNESLTQNNEKLKNIYKLLGKPCKDKKIIHIAGTNGKGSTATFLENIFFAAGYSVAKFTSPHILKFNERILINKKMISDEDVVKYYEIVMDILRKNLLQINFFEITTFMALLYFEEKNPDFIFLETGLGGRYDATNVVKSTISAITNISLDHVSLLGESLEKIADRKAGIIKDGQLCIYAQNLPELENAVKKETDNSINVLKKYENLQVKLDTKNYKTIVKILENENFEKIFTLPLFGKFQANNFLIAYEVSKIYNISDEFIQKGLDEISLAGRFEIFSQNPDIILDVAHNDDSVRVLVENLDELFKNDEVIFILSILGTKDIANIFEKILEKNYKIFITSLKEVTYGLSANEIKKNLENANILTNNIIFEDNILDAYNQAKEMVLEKNSRYKAIVVCGSFYEIAKFKKLCGKRHEYFLQ, from the coding sequence ATGAAAATAAATGAAGTTTTAGAAAAAATTTTTAATATGAGAACAATTAATAAAAGAATAACTAACGAGTCTTTAACACAAAATAATGAAAAGTTGAAAAATATTTATAAGTTACTGGGAAAGCCTTGCAAAGATAAAAAAATTATTCATATTGCAGGAACAAATGGAAAAGGTTCGACGGCGACATTTTTGGAAAATATTTTTTTTGCTGCTGGATATTCAGTTGCCAAATTTACTTCACCACATATTTTGAAGTTTAACGAGAGAATTTTGATAAATAAAAAGATGATTTCTGATGAAGATGTTGTGAAATATTATGAAATCGTTATGGATATTTTGAGAAAAAATTTGCTGCAAATTAATTTTTTTGAGATAACAACTTTTATGGCACTGCTTTATTTTGAAGAAAAAAATCCTGATTTTATATTTCTGGAAACTGGGCTTGGTGGACGATATGATGCTACAAACGTTGTAAAATCTACAATTTCCGCTATAACAAACATAAGTCTTGATCACGTCAGTTTATTAGGAGAGTCACTTGAGAAAATTGCGGATAGGAAAGCAGGGATTATAAAGGATGGGCAGTTGTGCATTTATGCTCAAAATTTACCTGAATTGGAGAATGCTGTAAAAAAGGAAACTGATAATTCGATAAATGTTTTGAAAAAATATGAGAATTTACAAGTCAAGCTAGATACTAAAAATTACAAGACAATTGTAAAAATTTTAGAAAATGAAAATTTTGAAAAAATATTTACGTTGCCACTTTTCGGAAAATTTCAGGCAAATAATTTTTTGATTGCTTATGAAGTTTCAAAAATTTATAATATTAGTGATGAATTTATTCAGAAAGGGCTTGATGAAATTTCGCTGGCTGGACGATTTGAAATTTTTTCACAAAATCCAGATATAATACTGGATGTGGCTCATAATGATGATTCTGTACGAGTTCTTGTAGAAAATTTGGATGAACTTTTTAAAAATGATGAAGTAATTTTTATTCTTTCGATACTTGGAACAAAGGACATTGCAAATATTTTTGAGAAAATTTTGGAAAAAAATTATAAAATTTTTATAACTTCTCTAAAAGAGGTTACTTACGGACTTTCTGCCAATGAAATAAAGAAAAATCTGGAAAATGCAAATATTTTGACAAATAATATTATTTTTGAAGATAATATTTTGGATGCCTATAATCAAGCAAAAGAAATGGTTTTGGAAAAGAATAGTCGGTATAAGGCGATAGTGGTTTGTGGCTCTTTTTATGAAATTGCGAAATTTAAGAAATTGTGTGGCAAGAGGCATGAGTATTTTTTACAGTAG
- a CDS encoding DUF4240 domain-containing protein, whose amino-acid sequence MVMKNIVPKLKMKRKDFWKYISISHENAKNNNEFVDYLINILSKKTDEEIFDFEIITFELMRESYNEKLWCASYLVNGDTASWSFDFFRLWLISQGEKIYYSIIKNQDNLAKYINISFERKLLTNYFENENFAFIPAYAFSRKNYSHNILNKENYKINNKTIFQDDFIDNYNKKLNTYKRKIGYINKKYPKITFHWCTQFPNSMKEVCPTLFKKMYS is encoded by the coding sequence ATGGTTATGAAAAATATTGTTCCAAAACTCAAAATGAAAAGAAAAGATTTTTGGAAATATATTTCTATATCACACGAAAATGCTAAAAATAATAATGAATTTGTAGACTATCTAATAAATATTTTATCAAAAAAAACAGATGAAGAAATTTTTGATTTTGAAATAATTACATTTGAATTAATGCGTGAAAGTTACAATGAAAAGTTGTGGTGTGCCTCGTATCTTGTAAACGGCGACACAGCGAGCTGGAGCTTTGATTTTTTTCGGCTTTGGCTAATTTCGCAAGGGGAAAAAATATATTATTCAATTATAAAAAATCAGGATAATTTAGCAAAATATATAAACATATCTTTTGAAAGAAAACTTTTGACAAATTATTTTGAAAATGAAAATTTTGCTTTTATTCCAGCTTACGCCTTTTCCAGAAAAAATTATTCGCACAATATCTTGAATAAAGAAAATTACAAAATTAACAATAAAACTATTTTTCAAGATGATTTTATTGACAACTACAATAAAAAATTGAATACTTACAAACGGAAAATAGGATATATCAATAAAAAATATCCAAAAATAACATTTCACTGGTGTACACAATTTCCCAACAGCATGAAGGAAGTATGTCCAACGTTATTTAAAAAAATGTATTCTTAA